The window TTTGTCATTTCTTCTTTTAATTCTTTCGGGTAAGTGTAGATATTTTGTGATTCTTCATAAGGAAAAGAAGTAATTTCGTTTGCAAATGCTTTTTTCATTCTCTTAAGATAGTCTTTTGGGATTCTAAATAGTCCAAGTGAAATATCTAAAATCTTATCAGGGTTTATCTCTCCGAAAACTTGTTTTAAGAACTTTTCATAAATTGATTTCCAGTCTTCAATATATAAAATTGGGTCAAAGCAAAGCCTAACTTTCCAGCCATTTTCTGTAGCTTTTTTAATTGCATAAAGTCGTGAAGATAAAGAAGGTGTGCCATGTTCAAATTTTTCTATAATTTCTTGAGGAGACAGTGTCCATGCTAAAATTACATTATCTTGAGGTTTCAAGTTTTCTAAAGCTTGGAAGTTGGTACTTTTCGTTCTGATTTCAATTGTCAAATTTTGCTTTGAAGCTGCATATTCAATCCAAGCAGAAGAAAATGGGACAATTTTTTCAAGTGCTAAAAGGTCTGTTTCGTATGATACAGAAAGATACAGCGGCTTATTTTTCAAAACAGCATCAATCTCTTTAAAGTAGTCTTCGATGTTTACAAATATTACTACATTTGCAGAGGAGTACATTCCTTTTAAAAAGCAATACTCACAGCTGTAAATACAGTTCAAAATGTTGCTTGTATAAAAAAAGTTGTCATATCCAAAGTTGTGGCAAATTGAGGGACCGGGATAGAGAAACTCTCCCCATTTTTTTGCAAGTATTAGTTTTTTACTCTTTTCCTGAAGAGAGTAATTTTGCCTTGCTCTGCAGAAAACCTCTTTGTAGTTATCTATTTTAACTATTTGAGAGTTTTGCAGGTTCTCTAAAATCTTTATTGTAACAGGATGAGAAAGAACAGCTTTTTCAATATAAACATGAGAAAAATGCTTAGCTAAGAAGGATTTTTCTGAGCTTGTCAAAGTAGTTTTTGCCCTCCTTTTTAGAGTTTATTTGAACTTCAAAAAATTCAAAAATAGAATCAGGAAGTTTTTTATGCCTTATTATATAGTCTTTTAGCAAACTTTCAAGCTCATTGGTCATGTAAGCTGTAAGATGTAAACTGTTTTTTAGTTTATTTACAAGTAGAGGTATATTATCAATTTCAGGAGCATTGCTACAAAATTCAAGATTTAGTTTTAAGAGGGAATTTATCAGACTTTCTATATGAGGAATACTTTGTTTTATCAGATTTTGAATCTCAACAAGATTTATCTTTTCAAAGTCCAAAAAGTCATAAACAATCTTGATGCAGTGTACATTGTGCAGGGGCAAAAAGATAGAAGCTGCCTCAAAAAATCCTGCACTCTCCATGTCAACTATATCTCCCTCGATTTCAACTGGCAAGCTCTCTTTTTTCACAGGGTGCATAAAGCTTTCGAGTGTTGCCTCTTTCATGCTATGCTGAATTAAAATGTCTGGGTAGAATGCCTTTTTTGAGTGGTGATTTATTATTTTGTTGCAAAGAATAATATCGCCTTTTGAAAAGGCATTTTCCACAGCTCCGCAAATCCCAATGTTCAGGGCTATATCTTTGCTACCTGCTCCAAACTTTGTCATGGCAAATGTTGTTGCAATACTGCTCTTTACAATTCCTTCCTTGCTTTCTATAAGAAGAATATCATTGCCGGAAAAAATCTGAAATTTTGAAGGTTCATATAATTTTTTCAGGTCAAAATGTTCTATCAGAGGCTTTGCTTCTACATGAAATGCAGTGACGATGTATATCATTAAAAGCTCGCTCCTTTTGTTGCTGTTTGCAGATTTCAAATTCCAATTTCGATTATACCACATATCAAAATTCTCTGATATTGTTTGAAGAAAGCTTAGCACTATGTTTTAAATTTATTTTTTGTTAAATGATTGTGAACATATAAATCTAAAATTAGTTTTTTGAATAGATGATAAAAGATTTTTTAAAAAAATTTAAAGACGGGCGATTCTGAAAAAATTGCCCGTCTCTGCAACTCTATTAAAGATATGATTTTAGTTTTTCTAGCTGTTAATTTAAGATGATAAAGGAATAAGATTTTATTGAAAAAGAAAGTTTTCCATTTTTTAAAGACA is drawn from Caldicellulosiruptor diazotrophicus and contains these coding sequences:
- a CDS encoding 5'-methylthioadenosine/S-adenosylhomocysteine nucleosidase family protein, yielding MIYIVTAFHVEAKPLIEHFDLKKLYEPSKFQIFSGNDILLIESKEGIVKSSIATTFAMTKFGAGSKDIALNIGICGAVENAFSKGDIILCNKIINHHSKKAFYPDILIQHSMKEATLESFMHPVKKESLPVEIEGDIVDMESAGFFEAASIFLPLHNVHCIKIVYDFLDFEKINLVEIQNLIKQSIPHIESLINSLLKLNLEFCSNAPEIDNIPLLVNKLKNSLHLTAYMTNELESLLKDYIIRHKKLPDSIFEFFEVQINSKKEGKNYFDKLRKILLS
- a CDS encoding SPL family radical SAM protein, with the protein product MTSSEKSFLAKHFSHVYIEKAVLSHPVTIKILENLQNSQIVKIDNYKEVFCRARQNYSLQEKSKKLILAKKWGEFLYPGPSICHNFGYDNFFYTSNILNCIYSCEYCFLKGMYSSANVVIFVNIEDYFKEIDAVLKNKPLYLSVSYETDLLALEKIVPFSSAWIEYAASKQNLTIEIRTKSTNFQALENLKPQDNVILAWTLSPQEIIEKFEHGTPSLSSRLYAIKKATENGWKVRLCFDPILYIEDWKSIYEKFLKQVFGEINPDKILDISLGLFRIPKDYLKRMKKAFANEITSFPYEESQNIYTYPKELKEEMTNTILLKLREFVLPSKIFVI